In the genome of Acaryochloris thomasi RCC1774, the window CACCCCCGCTAGCGCTGCTTTAGCAAACGCCGTCGAGCGTCGGATGATTGACTCAAAAACTGGCACATCTGACGCTTGCATATCCTGCTGCATCTGTTCCCCATCTTTATTGGGATGAGGGGGAGCCATTGTGATTAAGGCTCGGAAAGAGACATTCTTCAAAGCCTTCGAGGTATCAATCATCGGCTCTAGAGAATTGATATCAGGGATTGTTGGCAAGATCATCAAATCGCAGCCATCTGCCAGTTCCTTTAAATCATCTGAGTTAGGTCGAGCGGGGGTATCAATCACCAACCAA includes:
- a CDS encoding ParA family protein, which gives rise to MLIVTFTGYKGGVGKSTSAIHLATFLSKYGNVLLVDGDPNRTSISWASRGHLPFDVADERKAAKAIPGRDWLVIDTPARPNSDDLKELADGCDLMILPTIPDINSLEPMIDTSKALKNVSFRALITMAPPHPNKDGEQMQQDMQASDVPVFESIIRRSTAFAKAALAGVPIRELKGKSRLPWLDYEQMGKEVLEILR